From Microcystis aeruginosa NIES-2549, a single genomic window includes:
- a CDS encoding reverse transcriptase domain-containing protein encodes MKRYGNLYTDIINFQNLTLAANKAQKGKRFKENVLEFNYNRERELIILEQELRDKTYQHGNYKTFYIREPKIRMISAAPYRDRVVHHALCNIINPIFERTFINNSYANRVGFGTHKALRKFIQYSRTSRYVLQCDIEKYFPSIDHEILKIMIEKKIKCRDTLWLIESIIDNSNEQIPVNHCFDDEDLLTSISRRKGLPMGNLTSQFFANIFLNGLDHFVKENLKVNKYLRYVDDFSLFSDDREFLCYARQEIEKYLASIKLRIHSVKSQLFETKIGATFVGFRVFPDRVKVKNDNLHRGRRRIKRLKQELANGTITLEEMSRSLQSWFAHLQHGDTRQLREKLFDSLISMRN; translated from the coding sequence ATGAAGCGATACGGCAACCTCTACACGGATATTATCAACTTCCAAAATCTCACCCTAGCGGCCAATAAAGCGCAGAAAGGAAAAAGATTTAAAGAGAATGTTTTAGAATTTAATTATAATCGAGAGCGAGAATTAATTATTTTAGAGCAAGAATTACGAGATAAAACCTACCAGCACGGAAACTATAAGACTTTTTATATTCGAGAGCCAAAAATCCGCATGATCTCGGCTGCACCCTATAGAGATAGAGTCGTTCATCACGCCTTATGTAATATAATCAATCCAATTTTCGAGCGGACTTTTATTAATAATTCCTATGCCAATCGAGTGGGATTCGGTACTCATAAAGCTTTAAGAAAGTTTATTCAATACTCCCGAACTAGCCGCTATGTTTTGCAGTGCGACATCGAGAAATATTTTCCCAGTATCGATCACGAAATTCTTAAAATAATGATCGAAAAAAAAATCAAATGTCGCGATACCCTCTGGCTAATCGAAAGCATCATCGACAACAGTAACGAACAGATTCCAGTTAACCATTGTTTTGATGATGAGGATTTGCTAACCTCTATATCTAGAAGAAAAGGTTTGCCGATGGGAAATTTAACCAGCCAGTTTTTTGCCAATATTTTTCTGAACGGACTAGATCATTTTGTTAAAGAAAACCTCAAAGTCAACAAATATTTACGCTACGTCGATGATTTTAGCTTATTTTCCGATGATCGAGAGTTTCTCTGCTACGCTCGACAGGAAATCGAGAAGTATTTAGCTTCAATAAAGCTAAGAATCCATTCCGTTAAGAGTCAACTATTCGAGACAAAAATCGGAGCTACTTTTGTTGGATTTCGAGTATTTCCCGACCGCGTGAAGGTAAAAAATGATAATCTACATCGAGGAAGAAGAAGAATTAAGCGACTCAAACAAGAGCTGGCAAATGGTACGATCACGCTCGAAGAGATGTCTCGTTCTTTACAAAGTTGGTTCGCACATCTTCAACACGGTGATACACGACAGTTAAGAGAAAAGCTATTTGATTCTCTCATCTCGATGAGAAATTAA
- a CDS encoding DUF29 domain-containing protein, translated as MAVETALSMKALYDQDFVLWASKTAELLKLKKFDEVDWENLIEEVECMGKSDRRAVESLLTRLIEHLFKLAYHKSERERERNVCHWVGEIASFRTQLGEWLETTTLTNHARDYFQKAYSNARKTLIQAKAVTRDAIPLEPPFSLEQVLDGEWFPIDIDHYFDI; from the coding sequence ATGGCAGTAGAAACAGCTTTATCAATGAAAGCCTTATACGATCAGGATTTTGTTCTCTGGGCTTCAAAAACCGCCGAACTTTTAAAGCTAAAAAAGTTTGATGAGGTGGACTGGGAAAATCTGATCGAGGAAGTGGAGTGCATGGGGAAAAGTGACAGACGGGCTGTAGAAAGTTTATTAACCCGACTTATCGAACACCTGTTTAAGTTAGCTTATCACAAATCGGAACGGGAGCGAGAACGCAACGTCTGTCACTGGGTAGGAGAAATCGCCAGTTTCCGAACTCAACTAGGAGAGTGGCTAGAAACCACCACTCTCACCAACCACGCGCGGGATTATTTTCAAAAAGCCTACTCGAACGCTCGGAAAACTTTAATACAAGCGAAAGCAGTCACTCGCGACGCGATTCCTCTAGAGCCTCCTTTCTCCCTCGAACAGGTATTAGATGGGGAATGGTTCCCGATTGATATCGATCATTACTTCGACATATAA
- the purL gene encoding phosphoribosylformylglycinamidine synthase subunit PurL: MTTPFTAAEIASEGIKPEEYEEIVKRLGRHPNKAELGMFGVMWSEHCCYKNSRPLLKQFPTTGEKILVGPGENAGVVDLGDGLRLAFKIESHNHPSAVEPFQGAATGVGGILRDIFTMGARPIAILNSLRFGNLQDARNRRIFAGVVEGISHYGNSVGVPTVGGEIYFDNAYNGNPLVNAMALGLMETEEIVKSGAKGLGNPVLYVGSTTGRDGMGGASFASAELTDKSMDDRPAVQVGDPFLEKSLIEACLEAFKTGAVVAAQDMGAAGITCSTSEMAAKGGVGIELDLDKIPVRETGMVPYEYLLSESQERMLFVAASGREGELIEIFHRWGLQAVVAGQVIAEPIVRILFKGEIAAEIPATALADNTPIYHRELLAEPPEYAQKAQLWEDATIPIPESHNEILLKLLDSPSIASKRWVYRQYDHQVQNNTVILPGGADAAVIRVRPLGANPANSRRGVAATTDCNPRYVYLDPYNGAKLAVAEAARNLSCVGADPIAVTDNLNFGSPENSIGYWQLATACQGIAEACREMNTPVTGGNVSLYNETVDAAGSPQSIYPTPVIGMVGLVPDIGQICGQGWQKAGDLIYILGFSLPTIGASEYLAVIHGLVTGKPPVIDFELERKVQAACRRGIRAGWVKSAHDCAEGGLATALAECSISGQLGAEIDLSWQHQGRFDAVLFGELASCIIVSVSPENRQDWEEYLKTQLGDYWQITGKVSEKSDNLLIFDRDKQPAIDVSLETIQQVWSKAIERRL; encoded by the coding sequence ATGACTACCCCCTTCACTGCCGCAGAAATTGCCTCAGAAGGCATCAAACCCGAAGAATACGAAGAAATAGTCAAAAGACTGGGAAGACACCCCAACAAAGCCGAATTAGGAATGTTTGGCGTGATGTGGTCGGAACACTGCTGTTATAAAAACTCCCGGCCGCTGCTCAAACAATTCCCCACTACTGGCGAAAAAATTCTTGTCGGACCGGGGGAAAATGCCGGAGTAGTGGATTTAGGCGATGGATTGCGATTAGCCTTTAAAATCGAGTCCCATAATCATCCTTCTGCGGTGGAACCGTTCCAAGGTGCCGCTACTGGAGTCGGAGGCATCCTGCGGGATATTTTTACCATGGGGGCCCGGCCCATTGCTATCCTCAACTCCCTCCGTTTTGGTAACTTGCAAGATGCCCGCAATCGTCGCATTTTTGCCGGAGTCGTGGAAGGAATAAGTCATTATGGCAATAGTGTCGGCGTTCCCACGGTGGGCGGTGAGATATACTTCGATAATGCCTACAATGGCAATCCCCTCGTTAATGCCATGGCTTTAGGGCTAATGGAAACCGAGGAAATCGTTAAATCTGGGGCAAAAGGCCTGGGAAACCCGGTTTTATACGTTGGTTCTACCACCGGCCGCGACGGTATGGGAGGAGCGAGTTTTGCCAGTGCCGAATTAACCGATAAATCTATGGATGACCGGCCCGCAGTGCAAGTGGGCGACCCTTTTCTGGAAAAATCCCTGATAGAAGCTTGTTTAGAGGCATTTAAGACCGGCGCGGTGGTGGCGGCCCAGGATATGGGGGCCGCCGGGATCACCTGTTCTACCTCCGAGATGGCGGCCAAGGGAGGGGTGGGAATTGAATTAGATCTCGATAAAATCCCCGTCCGGGAAACTGGGATGGTCCCCTACGAATATCTGCTGTCGGAATCCCAAGAAAGAATGTTATTTGTGGCAGCATCGGGACGAGAAGGCGAATTAATCGAGATTTTCCATCGTTGGGGACTTCAGGCTGTGGTCGCTGGCCAGGTAATTGCAGAACCGATCGTCCGTATATTATTTAAAGGGGAAATTGCCGCCGAAATTCCTGCCACGGCCCTAGCGGATAATACTCCGATTTATCATCGGGAATTACTGGCAGAACCGCCGGAATACGCCCAAAAAGCTCAATTATGGGAAGATGCCACTATTCCTATTCCCGAATCCCATAACGAGATTTTATTAAAACTGCTCGATAGTCCCTCGATTGCCTCAAAACGCTGGGTTTATCGTCAATATGACCATCAAGTCCAGAATAACACCGTTATTCTTCCCGGGGGGGCCGATGCGGCCGTGATTCGCGTGCGTCCTCTGGGTGCTAATCCCGCCAATTCTCGGCGAGGTGTAGCGGCGACTACAGATTGTAATCCGCGATACGTTTATCTTGATCCCTATAACGGAGCTAAGTTGGCCGTGGCCGAAGCGGCCAGAAACCTTAGCTGTGTTGGGGCCGACCCCATTGCTGTCACGGATAATCTCAATTTCGGAAGTCCAGAGAATTCAATCGGTTATTGGCAATTAGCCACTGCTTGTCAGGGTATTGCCGAAGCTTGTCGGGAAATGAATACACCAGTAACTGGGGGTAATGTCTCTTTGTACAACGAAACCGTTGATGCAGCTGGCAGCCCCCAGTCTATTTATCCCACTCCCGTGATTGGGATGGTGGGATTAGTGCCGGATATCGGGCAAATTTGCGGCCAAGGTTGGCAAAAAGCGGGGGATTTAATCTATATTTTGGGTTTTTCCTTGCCAACTATCGGCGCATCGGAATATTTAGCCGTTATTCACGGTTTGGTGACGGGAAAACCGCCAGTAATTGATTTTGAATTAGAAAGAAAGGTACAAGCGGCCTGTCGTCGGGGAATTCGCGCCGGTTGGGTGAAATCTGCCCACGATTGCGCCGAGGGAGGTTTAGCCACTGCTCTGGCAGAATGCTCTATTAGTGGGCAGTTAGGGGCGGAAATTGACCTTTCTTGGCAGCATCAGGGCCGTTTTGACGCGGTGTTATTCGGAGAGTTAGCTAGTTGCATTATTGTCTCCGTTTCCCCCGAAAATCGGCAAGATTGGGAAGAATATCTAAAGACACAATTGGGAGACTATTGGCAAATAACCGGCAAAGTTAGCGAAAAAAGCGATAATCTTCTGATTTTTGACCGGGATAAACAACCGGCGATCGATGTTAGTCTAGAAACTATACAGCAAGTTTGGTCAAAAGCGATCGAAAGAAGGCTGTAA
- the purF gene encoding amidophosphoribosyltransferase: protein MSSHLDSYLSLNRIDKPEEACGVFGLYAPEEEVAKLTYFGLYALQHRGQESAGIATYDGETVHCYKEMGLVSQVFSETVLKTLPGTHAVGHTRYSTTGSSRRANAQPAVIETRLGKLSLAHNGNLVNTFELRNVLEKRGCDFVTTTDSEMIAVAIGQEVDSGKDWIQAAIDAFSYCSGAYSLVIGTPTGIIGARDPNGVRPLVIGVLQEEGNPSRYVLASETCGLDIIGADYLRDVQPGELVWISEDGLSSVDWAMKPEKKLCVFEMIYFARPDSIVHEESLYTYRVRLGEQLAKESPVEADMVMGVPDSGIPAAIGFSRISDIPYAEGLIKNRYVGRTFIQPTQHMRESGIKMKLNPLKDVLQGKRVIIVDDSIVRGTTSRKLVKALRDAGAREVHMRISSPPVTHPCFYGIDTDNQEQLIAATKSVAEIQAQIGVESLAYLSQDGMLTATKEDPKTFCTACFNGDYPIPVPDNVKRSKLILEKVK from the coding sequence ATGTCTAGCCATCTCGACTCATATCTATCCCTGAACCGTATCGATAAGCCTGAAGAAGCCTGTGGAGTTTTTGGACTCTATGCCCCCGAGGAAGAAGTAGCAAAACTGACCTATTTTGGACTCTATGCCCTGCAACACCGAGGACAGGAATCGGCAGGTATTGCCACCTACGACGGGGAAACGGTGCATTGTTACAAAGAAATGGGCTTAGTTTCCCAAGTTTTTAGCGAAACTGTCCTTAAAACCTTGCCCGGTACTCACGCCGTCGGTCATACTCGTTACTCTACCACCGGTTCTAGCCGTCGCGCCAATGCCCAACCTGCTGTGATCGAAACCCGTTTGGGTAAACTTTCCTTAGCACATAACGGCAATTTAGTCAATACTTTTGAGTTAAGAAATGTATTAGAAAAGCGCGGTTGTGATTTCGTCACCACCACCGACTCGGAAATGATCGCCGTCGCTATCGGTCAGGAGGTGGATAGTGGCAAGGATTGGATACAAGCGGCGATCGATGCCTTTAGCTATTGTAGCGGGGCTTATAGCCTTGTTATCGGCACACCGACGGGAATTATCGGGGCGCGGGATCCCAATGGTGTCAGACCGTTAGTAATTGGGGTTTTGCAAGAAGAAGGCAATCCCTCCCGTTATGTTTTGGCTTCGGAAACCTGCGGATTAGATATTATTGGGGCCGATTATCTGCGGGATGTGCAGCCGGGGGAATTAGTTTGGATTAGTGAAGATGGCTTATCTTCGGTGGATTGGGCCATGAAACCGGAGAAAAAATTATGCGTTTTCGAGATGATTTATTTTGCCCGTCCCGATAGCATTGTTCACGAGGAATCTTTATATACTTATCGGGTACGTTTGGGGGAACAATTAGCCAAAGAGTCGCCGGTAGAAGCAGATATGGTGATGGGAGTTCCCGATTCGGGTATTCCGGCTGCGATCGGATTTTCGCGCATTTCTGATATTCCCTACGCGGAAGGATTGATTAAAAATCGTTATGTGGGACGAACTTTTATTCAACCAACCCAACACATGAGAGAGTCGGGAATTAAGATGAAATTGAATCCTTTAAAGGATGTTTTACAGGGGAAAAGAGTTATTATTGTTGATGATTCGATCGTGCGGGGAACCACTAGCCGGAAATTAGTTAAAGCTTTACGCGATGCTGGAGCAAGAGAAGTTCACATGAGAATATCTTCGCCTCCGGTGACTCATCCCTGTTTTTATGGCATTGATACGGACAATCAAGAGCAGTTAATTGCGGCAACTAAATCGGTGGCGGAAATTCAGGCACAAATCGGGGTGGAGAGTTTAGCTTATCTCAGTCAAGATGGAATGTTAACAGCAACGAAGGAAGATCCGAAAACCTTCTGTACTGCCTGTTTTAATGGCGATTATCCGATTCCTGTACCTGATAATGTTAAGCGATCGAAGTTGATCTTAGAAAAAGTTAAATAA
- a CDS encoding ABC transporter ATP-binding protein codes for MEIIAQLEKVSYIYPESSNLVLKNISLAIHRGEFLGIIGPTGAGKTTLCLTLNGIVPQFYGGRFFGYATVAGLDTLTHPVSTLARYVGAVFEDPETQLLATSIENEIAFTLENLRLPREEIKARIPKVLAAVRLEGMEKKSPGELSGGQKQRLAIAAALAVQPALLILDEPTSQLDPVGSQEVFATIKELNRHLGVTIVMVSHAAEEMAEYADRLVLLREGAIEAMGTPAEIYSQVQRLQENALRPPQVATTFALINQKIGAVESIPVTLDRSFARLNELKSFYHHLTPHPPLSSVSDPLNPLLRVKNLCHTYPDGTTALRDVSLDIAEGEYLLIIGQNGAGKSTLVKHFLNLLSATTGQVMIDGRSINSFSVSDLARSIGYVAQNPDNQIFNTTVEKEVSFALTNLGYSPEIVTQRTEASLEAMGLLEYRSYHPLSLPKGDRARVVIAAILAMEPRIVVFDEPTTGQDYQGAKAILEVSRQLHQMGKTVIVITHHLYLMPEYAERVIIMGQGTILLDAPIRQAYHQTDLLAKTYLTPPQAVLLAQKLGQLSGYPNSLLTPQEIADCFQRI; via the coding sequence ATGGAAATCATCGCCCAATTAGAGAAAGTTTCCTATATTTATCCCGAATCCTCCAATCTAGTGCTTAAAAATATCTCTTTAGCAATTCATCGAGGAGAATTTTTAGGTATTATCGGGCCCACAGGTGCGGGAAAAACTACTCTCTGTTTAACTCTTAACGGTATTGTCCCCCAATTCTACGGAGGGCGTTTTTTTGGTTATGCAACGGTAGCCGGTTTAGATACTTTAACCCATCCCGTTAGCACCTTGGCCCGCTATGTGGGGGCAGTATTTGAAGATCCCGAAACGCAACTTTTAGCCACTTCCATAGAAAATGAAATCGCTTTTACCCTAGAAAATTTACGGCTACCGCGAGAGGAAATTAAAGCGCGTATTCCCAAAGTTTTAGCGGCAGTCCGGTTAGAGGGAATGGAAAAAAAATCGCCAGGGGAATTATCAGGAGGACAAAAACAACGATTAGCGATCGCCGCTGCTCTCGCAGTTCAGCCCGCTTTGTTAATTCTCGATGAACCCACCTCCCAACTGGATCCGGTGGGATCTCAGGAAGTTTTCGCCACCATTAAGGAATTAAATCGCCATCTCGGTGTCACGATTGTGATGGTCTCCCACGCGGCCGAGGAAATGGCCGAATATGCCGATCGCCTGGTACTATTACGGGAGGGTGCGATCGAAGCCATGGGAACCCCAGCAGAGATCTACTCCCAAGTACAACGTTTACAGGAAAATGCCCTGCGTCCCCCGCAAGTGGCCACTACTTTTGCCTTGATCAATCAAAAAATCGGGGCGGTCGAGTCCATTCCTGTCACCCTAGACCGCAGTTTTGCCCGTTTAAACGAGCTTAAATCCTTTTATCATCATCTTACCCCACACCCTCCCTTATCATCGGTTTCTGACCCCTTAAACCCCCTACTGAGGGTAAAAAATCTCTGCCATACCTATCCTGATGGTACTACCGCTTTGCGGGATGTGTCCCTCGATATTGCTGAAGGGGAATATCTGCTGATTATCGGTCAAAATGGCGCGGGAAAAAGCACTTTAGTCAAGCATTTTCTCAATCTTCTCTCGGCGACCACCGGTCAAGTTATGATTGATGGACGTTCTATCAATAGCTTTTCTGTTAGTGATTTAGCCCGATCGATCGGTTATGTAGCCCAAAATCCCGATAATCAGATTTTTAACACCACTGTCGAGAAAGAAGTATCATTTGCCCTGACTAATCTCGGTTATTCTCCAGAAATCGTCACCCAACGCACGGAAGCAAGTCTAGAAGCCATGGGATTGCTAGAATATCGCTCCTATCATCCTCTCTCCTTACCGAAAGGCGATCGAGCGCGGGTAGTGATTGCGGCAATTTTAGCCATGGAACCGCGTATAGTTGTTTTCGATGAACCCACCACCGGCCAAGATTACCAAGGGGCTAAGGCAATTTTAGAGGTGAGTCGTCAATTACACCAGATGGGCAAAACCGTGATTGTGATCACCCATCATCTCTATTTAATGCCAGAATACGCCGAAAGAGTAATTATTATGGGTCAAGGAACTATCCTTTTAGATGCCCCAATCCGGCAAGCTTATCATCAAACCGATCTCTTAGCCAAAACCTATCTAACTCCACCCCAAGCAGTTTTATTAGCACAAAAATTAGGACAACTTTCTGGTTATCCTAATTCTCTTTTAACCCCCCAAGAAATTGCCGATTGTTTTCAGAGGATTTAG
- the aroA gene encoding 3-phosphoshikimate 1-carboxyvinyltransferase: MSIVTLNPLQSHQDLVIDPAKITGLRGKITIPGDKSISHRSLMLGAIAEGETVIHGLLLGEDPRSTASCFRAMGVEISQLNSEKVIVKGRGLGNLEEPLEILDAGNSGTTIRLMLGLLAGHQDRFFVVTGDASLRSRPMSRVVKPLKEMGAQIWGRKANSLAPLAVSGESLQPIHYYSPVASAQVKSCLLLAGLLTEGKTTITEPALSRDHSERMLRAFGANIEVDGETNSVTVTGYPTLTGQTVIVPGDISSAAFWLVAGAIVPNSELLIENVGINPTRTGVLQVLQAMGADITLENQRVVTGEPVADLRVKSSQLQATTIAGEIIPRLIDEIPILAVAAVFAQGTTIIKDAEELRVKESDRLTVMATQLDRLGAKVRELPDGLEITGGTGLFGTEVDSFTDHRIAMSLAIAALNSRQPTTIHRAEAAGISYPDFVSTLQQICQE; the protein is encoded by the coding sequence ATGTCTATTGTCACCCTTAACCCCCTTCAATCCCATCAAGATTTAGTCATCGATCCAGCCAAAATCACGGGATTACGCGGAAAAATCACTATCCCCGGCGATAAATCCATATCCCATCGCTCCCTGATGTTAGGAGCGATCGCCGAAGGAGAAACCGTTATTCATGGGTTATTATTAGGCGAAGATCCCCGCAGTACCGCTAGTTGTTTTCGTGCCATGGGTGTGGAAATTTCCCAACTCAACAGCGAGAAAGTAATCGTCAAAGGTAGGGGTTTAGGCAATCTTGAGGAACCTTTAGAAATCCTCGACGCGGGCAATTCCGGCACGACGATCCGCTTGATGTTAGGATTATTGGCGGGTCATCAGGACCGTTTTTTTGTCGTTACCGGTGATGCTTCCCTGCGATCGCGTCCCATGTCCAGGGTGGTGAAACCCCTCAAGGAAATGGGGGCGCAAATTTGGGGCAGAAAAGCCAATTCTTTGGCTCCTTTGGCCGTTTCTGGGGAATCTCTGCAACCGATCCACTACTATTCTCCCGTTGCTTCTGCACAGGTGAAATCCTGTCTTCTCCTCGCAGGACTGTTAACGGAGGGGAAAACCACGATCACGGAACCCGCTTTATCTCGCGATCACAGTGAACGGATGCTGCGCGCTTTTGGGGCAAATATTGAGGTGGATGGGGAGACTAATAGCGTCACGGTGACGGGTTATCCCACTTTAACTGGACAAACGGTGATTGTACCCGGGGATATCAGTTCGGCGGCCTTTTGGTTGGTAGCGGGGGCAATCGTGCCTAATTCCGAGTTATTAATCGAAAATGTGGGAATAAACCCGACTAGAACCGGAGTTTTACAGGTTTTACAGGCAATGGGGGCAGATATCACCCTCGAAAATCAACGGGTGGTGACGGGGGAACCAGTGGCGGATCTGCGAGTGAAATCCAGTCAACTACAGGCAACCACGATCGCCGGTGAGATTATACCCCGTCTGATCGATGAAATTCCGATTTTGGCAGTAGCGGCGGTTTTTGCCCAAGGAACGACAATTATCAAGGATGCTGAGGAATTACGGGTGAAAGAAAGCGATCGCCTGACGGTGATGGCCACCCAACTCGATCGCCTAGGGGCAAAAGTAAGGGAATTACCCGATGGTTTAGAGATTACCGGCGGTACGGGCCTATTCGGCACGGAAGTGGACAGTTTTACCGATCATCGCATTGCCATGAGTCTAGCGATCGCTGCCCTCAATTCCCGTCAACCCACCACTATCCATCGCGCTGAAGCGGCCGGCATTTCCTACCCCGATTTTGTTAGCACCTTACAGCAAATTTGTCAAGAGTGA
- a CDS encoding type II toxin-antitoxin system PemK/MazF family toxin — protein sequence MTFSSGDVVTVDFPGVTGIKRRPAVVLSSETYHSLRPDVIVGLITTQSKVLGITDYALQDWVSAGLRVASIFRCFIVTLPPSANLAVIGHLSERDWQGIKARVRISLASLDETKP from the coding sequence GTGACGTTTTCTTCTGGAGATGTGGTGACAGTTGATTTTCCCGGTGTGACAGGAATTAAGCGCCGTCCTGCTGTGGTTTTGTCATCAGAGACTTACCACTCTCTTCGACCTGATGTAATAGTTGGACTGATCACAACTCAGTCAAAAGTTCTAGGAATTACTGATTATGCGCTTCAGGATTGGGTCTCGGCCGGGTTACGGGTCGCTTCGATATTTCGTTGTTTTATCGTAACTTTGCCACCATCTGCAAATTTAGCTGTGATTGGACATTTATCAGAGCGTGACTGGCAGGGAATCAAGGCTCGTGTTAGAATTTCCCTCGCAAGTTTAGATGAAACAAAACCATAG
- a CDS encoding peroxiredoxin: MSRRQLLSFLSVVILAFFALIPDANALGGSQPPLNQPAPDFSLPTNTGEGNISLSDYRGKWVVLYFYPKDFTPGCTLEARRFQQDLPKYMAKNTQVLGVSADDVDSHAEFCDSEGLKFPLLADTTGDVSKAYGSWMGYVSLRHTYLIDPDGILKEIYLGVNPAIHSAEVLARLEELQASS; encoded by the coding sequence ATGTCTCGTCGTCAACTGTTGAGTTTTTTAAGCGTAGTAATTCTGGCATTTTTTGCCCTTATTCCCGATGCTAACGCTTTAGGTGGTTCCCAACCCCCTTTAAATCAACCGGCACCCGATTTTAGCCTACCGACTAACACGGGAGAAGGAAATATTTCCCTATCGGACTATCGGGGTAAATGGGTAGTTTTGTATTTTTATCCCAAGGATTTTACCCCCGGCTGTACCCTAGAAGCGCGGCGTTTTCAGCAGGATTTGCCAAAATATATGGCTAAAAATACGCAAGTTTTAGGGGTAAGTGCCGATGATGTCGATTCTCATGCGGAATTTTGTGACTCGGAGGGGTTAAAATTTCCCTTACTGGCAGATACTACCGGAGATGTTAGTAAAGCTTATGGTTCTTGGATGGGTTATGTTTCCCTGCGTCATACCTATCTTATCGATCCCGATGGGATTTTAAAAGAGATTTATTTAGGGGTAAATCCTGCCATTCACAGTGCCGAAGTTTTAGCACGTTTAGAGGAATTACAGGCGAGTTCTTGA
- a CDS encoding AAA-like domain-containing protein, which translates to MKPQGWDEFLKHLAREYGVQGKLKEIFLVRFAYENWRKPDEEIWEMAEAASHETYKKQMTKIYSYFSADKDNGCPELELGSKGPGKFQILREWFKDIKYPEWRNQPVPILAEKSVIDSYISRPPVESDCYQEINRPGSLIRIKSPEKTGKTSLLKHLLAQADSWGHSTVYINCQVAEKAMFASLDRFCRWFSANVSRELGLKPQLDEYWDEELFGSLISCQTYFQSYLLEQINGPLFLALDNLDRIFEYPDIARDFLPLLRCWHEEANNLEIWQNLRLAIANSTEIYIQLDANQSPFNVGRAIKLPGFSLEQLENLASSYGLPKNEDNQRFLRDLIALVAGHPYLSRLALEAQVRGEKNILPNAATQGGIYAAHLRHHWDNLQKQPELLTAMGEVVNSPDKGARLEPITAYKLESMGLIQLKGDLAQPSCQLYQLYFREEQTGSDL; encoded by the coding sequence ATGAAACCACAGGGATGGGACGAGTTTCTTAAACATCTAGCTAGAGAATACGGTGTTCAGGGTAAATTAAAGGAGATTTTTTTGGTTCGTTTTGCCTACGAAAATTGGCGCAAACCAGATGAGGAAATTTGGGAAATGGCCGAGGCCGCCAGCCATGAAACCTATAAAAAACAAATGACTAAAATCTATAGCTATTTCTCGGCAGATAAAGATAATGGCTGTCCGGAACTAGAATTAGGTAGTAAAGGGCCGGGTAAGTTCCAAATCCTCCGAGAATGGTTCAAAGATATCAAATATCCTGAATGGAGAAATCAACCCGTCCCGATACTAGCAGAAAAATCAGTTATAGATAGTTATATTAGCCGCCCTCCCGTCGAAAGCGACTGTTATCAAGAAATTAATCGTCCGGGGTCACTCATTCGCATTAAATCCCCCGAAAAGACTGGTAAAACTTCTCTCCTTAAACATCTGCTCGCTCAGGCAGATAGTTGGGGACATAGCACAGTTTATATTAATTGTCAAGTGGCAGAAAAGGCGATGTTTGCCAGTTTAGACCGATTTTGTCGCTGGTTTTCGGCAAATGTTAGCCGAGAATTGGGTTTAAAGCCGCAATTAGATGAATATTGGGATGAGGAACTATTTGGCAGTTTAATCAGTTGTCAAACCTATTTTCAGTCCTATCTTTTGGAACAGATTAACGGGCCGCTCTTTTTGGCCCTAGATAATTTAGACAGAATTTTCGAGTATCCGGACATCGCTAGGGATTTTCTGCCGCTTTTGCGCTGTTGGCACGAAGAAGCTAATAATTTGGAAATCTGGCAGAATTTGCGGTTAGCGATTGCTAATTCCACGGAAATCTATATTCAATTGGACGCTAATCAATCTCCCTTTAATGTCGGTCGTGCGATTAAATTACCCGGTTTTAGCCTCGAACAACTGGAAAACTTGGCTAGTAGCTACGGATTGCCCAAAAATGAGGATAATCAGCGTTTTCTTAGGGATTTAATTGCTCTAGTTGCTGGTCATCCCTATCTTAGCCGTTTGGCCTTGGAAGCGCAGGTGCGCGGGGAAAAAAATATTCTCCCTAATGCTGCTACCCAAGGGGGAATTTATGCGGCACACCTGCGTCATCACTGGGATAATCTGCAAAAACAGCCGGAATTATTGACAGCGATGGGGGAAGTGGTTAATTCTCCCGATAAGGGAGCGCGATTAGAACCGATTACTGCCTATAAACTGGAAAGTATGGGTTTAATTCAGTTAAAAGGCGACCTAGCCCAGCCTAGCTGTCAATTATATCAGCTTTACTTCCGAGAGGAACAGACCGGCAGCGATCTCTAG